A DNA window from Helianthus annuus cultivar XRQ/B chromosome 15, HanXRQr2.0-SUNRISE, whole genome shotgun sequence contains the following coding sequences:
- the LOC110938425 gene encoding serine/threonine-protein kinase STY13-like encodes MNDQIANNHFLRRLKSCPHQFNRVKSHDHDRITKQKPQGQQHFQETIDPSKLVVGKVIGNGSFGVVHKGSYNGQTVAVKVIDFGNNGVTKASMEFMKNDFVKEVCLWQNLDHPNVTKMIGATMSMKKNAGKKNKKSKTQNNFCIVAEYVKGGSLRSYLLKNRDKKLPMKIVFQFALEIARGLSYLHSKKIIHRDVKPENILLDNQKRIKLADFGESIFEPLELFFTSGEMGTRGYMAPEIVSRKPYGHKCDVYSFGICLWEIYCCDMAYTYDLENIPSDIYKEMRPNIPVNCRTSLARLIQRCWDTDPRKRPEMKDVVVELEIMKSEEWQILSKDHNDGYGCFGFFNHAKEG; translated from the exons ATGAACGATCAAATCGCTAACAATCATTTTCTCCGTCGACTGAAGAGTTGCCCGCATCAATTTAACCGAGTGAAATCTCATGATCATGATCGCATCACTAAACAAAAGCCACAAGGACAACAACATTTTCAAGAGACTATCGATCCTTCTAAGCTTGTTGTCGGCAAAGTTATCGGTAATGGATCATTCGGCGTGGTTCACAAAGGATCATACAATGGCCAAACAGTAGCGG TGAAAGTTATTGATTTCGGAAACAACGGGGTTACTAAAGCTTCAATGGAGTTCATGAAGAATGATTTCGTGAAAGAAGTTTGTTTATGGCAAAATCTTGATCACCCTAATGTTACTAAG ATGATTGGAGCAACCATGTCCATGAAGAAAAATGCGGGCAAAAAGAACAAGAAATCGAAAACTCAGAATAACTTTTGTATCGTCGCTGAATATGTTAAAGGAGGATCTCTACGATCTTACCTGTTGAAGAACCGTGACAAGAAGTTGCCCATGAAAATTGTCTTTCAATTTGCCCTTGAGATTGCTAGAGG GTTGAGTTACCTTCATTCTAAGAAAATAATTCACCGCGATGTGAAGCCAGAAAACATACTTCTCGACAATCAAAAAAGGATAAAACTCGCTGATTTTGGAGAATCGATTTTTGAGCCATTAGAGTTGTTCTTCACCAGTGGTGAGATGGGGACTCGAGGTTATATGGCTCCTGAG ATTGTAAGCAGAAAACCATATGGACATAAATGTGATGTGTATAGCTTTGGGATATGCTTGTGGGAGATATATTGTTGTGACATGGCGTATACATATGATTTAGAAAATATCCCATCAGATATATACAAG GAAATGAGACCAAACATACCCGTAAATTGTCGAACATCGTTGGCTCGATTAATACAACGATGTTGGGACACAGACCCTAGAAAGAGGCCCGAGATGAAGGATGTGGTTGTCGAATTGGAAATCATGAAATCCGAAGAGTGGCAAATATTGTCAAAAGATCATAATGATGGATACGGTTGTTTCGGTTTCTTTAACCATGCAAAGGAGGGTTGA